From Pseudomonas sp. LS1212, the proteins below share one genomic window:
- a CDS encoding sigma-54-dependent Fis family transcriptional regulator, with the protein MLIVPPSSLHIDTVLSHATDNVLSPPGLHFDPLISRSWKRCIRDYGLDPAKPALPRFVPRQVLLDHQDQADDLINVARAGVEQLYRHIAELGYVVLLTDNRGITVQFLGDPDDKTSHRKTGLYLGADWSEDQAGTCAVGTCIKEQQALTCHHHDHFSAHHISLTCTAVPIFNPQGQLLAVLDISALRSPPSKDSQTFALQLVKQYARMIEDAYFLRCYRDDHILCLDSSREFVLINRHYLLAMTEDGNLLAANTAGRQLLAQYALELPTRPTSKAKINVQQLFDCELEDVLSIPYTCPDHVRAFRTHRQSALYFAALMEPRRSPPQPMANSAELPRCALDELADDDPLMRKMLARAKRLCSEPLNVLLTGETGTGKERLARALHDSSRRCKAAFVAINCAAMPESLIESELFGYQPGAFTGGRSKGMRGLIQQADGGTLFLDEIGDMPLHLQTRLLRVLAEQEVMPLGAEKPIKVDIRVVAASHRDIRQMIEAGQFREDLYYRLNGATLKLPALRERADKGYLIERVFQDLGQQRQRLPRLRGDAMSALLGYAWPGNIRELRNALQYALATCEGDEITVDDLPEECLPSVGGRQPAATPALRTDTDDPAAQLEETLRRHRWNISAAARELSLSRPTIYRWMQLYNIVPPNSQG; encoded by the coding sequence ATGCTCATTGTCCCGCCCAGCAGTTTGCATATCGATACTGTTCTTTCCCATGCCACCGATAATGTGCTGAGCCCGCCGGGTCTGCATTTCGATCCGCTAATTTCCCGCTCCTGGAAGCGTTGTATTCGGGACTATGGCCTGGACCCGGCCAAGCCAGCGCTACCGCGTTTCGTCCCGCGGCAGGTACTGCTCGATCATCAGGATCAGGCCGATGATCTGATCAATGTCGCCCGAGCCGGCGTTGAACAGCTCTATCGGCATATTGCCGAGTTGGGCTACGTCGTACTGCTCACCGATAACCGCGGTATCACCGTGCAGTTTCTCGGCGATCCGGATGACAAGACATCCCATCGCAAGACCGGTCTCTATCTGGGGGCAGACTGGAGCGAGGATCAGGCAGGCACCTGTGCCGTGGGCACCTGCATCAAGGAGCAACAGGCGCTTACCTGCCATCATCACGACCACTTCAGCGCGCACCACATCAGCCTGACCTGCACCGCTGTGCCGATCTTCAATCCACAGGGCCAGTTGCTCGCTGTGCTGGACATTTCCGCGTTACGCTCGCCACCCTCGAAAGACTCTCAAACCTTCGCTCTGCAATTGGTCAAGCAATATGCACGCATGATCGAAGATGCCTACTTCCTCAGGTGCTACCGCGACGACCACATCCTTTGCCTGGATAGCTCTCGAGAGTTCGTCCTGATAAACCGCCATTACCTGCTGGCGATGACCGAGGATGGCAACCTGCTGGCGGCCAATACCGCAGGCAGGCAGCTGCTCGCTCAATACGCGTTGGAGCTGCCCACGCGACCCACGTCGAAGGCGAAGATCAATGTGCAGCAGTTGTTCGATTGCGAGCTGGAGGATGTCCTCAGTATCCCTTATACCTGCCCTGATCATGTGCGTGCGTTCCGTACCCATCGGCAGAGTGCGCTGTACTTTGCGGCCCTGATGGAGCCTCGCCGGTCGCCACCGCAGCCCATGGCCAACTCGGCTGAGCTGCCGCGTTGTGCTCTCGATGAACTGGCCGACGACGACCCGCTGATGCGCAAGATGCTGGCCCGTGCGAAGCGTCTGTGCAGCGAGCCGCTGAATGTCCTGCTGACTGGCGAGACCGGCACTGGCAAAGAGCGCCTGGCCCGTGCCCTGCACGACAGCAGCAGGCGTTGTAAAGCGGCGTTTGTGGCGATCAACTGCGCGGCGATGCCGGAGTCGCTGATCGAGAGCGAATTGTTCGGTTATCAGCCGGGCGCCTTCACCGGGGGCCGCAGTAAAGGTATGCGCGGTCTGATACAGCAAGCCGATGGCGGCACCCTTTTCCTCGACGAAATCGGTGATATGCCGCTGCACCTGCAGACCCGGCTGTTGCGCGTGCTGGCGGAGCAGGAGGTAATGCCGCTGGGGGCGGAGAAACCGATCAAAGTCGATATACGGGTTGTCGCCGCCAGTCACCGCGACATCCGCCAGATGATTGAAGCCGGACAGTTTCGCGAGGATCTCTACTATCGCCTCAATGGCGCCACCCTGAAATTACCTGCACTGCGCGAGCGAGCTGACAAGGGCTACTTGATCGAGAGGGTATTCCAGGATCTGGGACAGCAGCGCCAGCGATTGCCGCGACTGCGTGGCGATGCTATGAGTGCGCTGTTGGGCTATGCCTGGCCGGGCAATATTCGCGAGCTGCGCAATGCGTTGCAGTACGCGCTGGCGACCTGTGAAGGGGATGAGATTACCGTCGATGATCTGCCCGAGGAGTGCCTGCCCAGTGTCGGTGGGCGTCAGCCAGCAGCAACGCCTGCGCTCAGGACGGACACGGACGACCCTGCTGCACAACTGGAAGAAACCCTGCGCAGGCATCGCTGGAACATCAGCGCCGCCGCGCGAGAACTGTCGCTTTCACGGCCGACGATCTATCGCTGGATGCAGCTGTATAACATCGTCCCACCCAACTCCCAGGGTTGA
- a CDS encoding 2-oxo acid dehydrogenase subunit E2, which translates to MSQPQNLPDAGCSTTLPLKGMRKMIASKMHESLQGTAQLTHHAECELSALQARRTLLKAAGSPVSLQDLLLYEIVQTLREHPALNATLQDQQITRHSAIHLGLAIPLPDDLLVAPALFNAEQLDAQGLYQARKALVEKALAGKLSVKEITGATITVSNLGLSRVRFFTPILNTPQVAILGVGGIQTRLHRDARGEIVERDYLGLSLTFDHRAVNGAPAADFLDTLCRKIERTESL; encoded by the coding sequence ATGAGCCAACCACAGAACCTGCCCGATGCAGGCTGCAGCACCACGCTGCCGCTCAAGGGCATGCGCAAGATGATCGCCAGCAAGATGCACGAAAGTCTGCAAGGCACGGCACAGCTTACTCACCATGCCGAGTGCGAGCTGAGCGCACTGCAGGCACGGCGAACGCTGCTCAAGGCGGCGGGTAGCCCAGTGTCACTGCAAGACTTGCTGCTCTACGAGATCGTCCAGACCTTGCGCGAGCATCCAGCCCTCAATGCCACGCTGCAAGACCAGCAGATTACCCGACACAGTGCCATCCACCTGGGCCTGGCTATACCGTTGCCGGACGATTTACTGGTAGCGCCAGCACTATTCAACGCCGAACAACTGGATGCGCAGGGGCTGTATCAAGCCCGCAAGGCGCTGGTGGAAAAAGCCCTGGCGGGCAAGCTTTCGGTCAAGGAAATCACCGGTGCAACGATCACGGTCTCCAACCTGGGGCTGTCGAGGGTGCGATTCTTCACACCTATCCTCAACACGCCACAAGTGGCGATTCTGGGGGTGGGCGGCATTCAAACCCGTTTGCATCGCGATGCCCGGGGCGAGATCGTCGAACGCGATTATCTGGGCTTGTCGCTAACCTTCGACCACCGTGCGGTCAATGGTGCGCCAGCTGCGGATTTCCTCGATACGCTATGCCGAAAAATCGAGCGCACTGAGTCACTCTGA
- a CDS encoding lipoyl domain-containing protein: MTTPIVIANDLWEGDAEAVITSWLVSDGAEVAQGDLVAEIMSEKAQFEIEAPASGVLKILEEEDAVITKGVTIGQVE, translated from the coding sequence ATGACTACTCCAATCGTTATTGCAAACGACCTATGGGAAGGCGACGCCGAAGCCGTGATCACCTCGTGGTTGGTCAGCGATGGTGCCGAGGTTGCCCAAGGCGACCTGGTTGCCGAAATAATGTCCGAGAAAGCCCAGTTCGAGATCGAGGCACCGGCCAGCGGTGTACTGAAAATTCTTGAGGAGGAAGACGCGGTCATCACCAAGGGCGTGACGATCGGTCAAGTGGAGTAA
- a CDS encoding alpha-ketoacid dehydrogenase subunit beta codes for MSTVIKERKLTVARAMAEAIAQEMRLDPRVFVMGEDIGQLGGVFGNTRGLHEEFGGERIRDTPISETAFIGAAVGAASDGMRPIVELMFVDFFGVCMDAIYNLMAKNTYFSGGKIPVPMVLMASTGAGYSDAAQHSQCLYGTFAHLPGMKVVVPSNAYDAKGLMTAAIRDDNPVIFLFHKSLQGMGWLGTEKGATVAVPEEPYTVEIGKANTVREGSDVSIVSLGAGVHHALRAAQELAKDGVSAEVIDLRSLVPLDREHVIASVHKTGRLIVVDEDYHSFGVSGEIIASVVEHDIGMLKARPARVAFPDIPIPFTPVMEQWALPNAQKIVAAYQNMNKE; via the coding sequence ATGTCCACAGTAATCAAAGAAAGGAAACTGACCGTCGCCCGTGCAATGGCCGAAGCGATAGCTCAAGAAATGCGCCTGGACCCCCGAGTATTTGTGATGGGCGAGGATATCGGCCAGCTTGGTGGCGTATTCGGTAATACCCGCGGCCTGCACGAAGAATTCGGCGGTGAGCGGATCCGCGATACGCCGATCTCGGAAACCGCCTTTATCGGTGCCGCAGTGGGCGCCGCATCCGATGGCATGCGCCCCATCGTCGAACTGATGTTCGTCGACTTTTTCGGCGTGTGCATGGATGCCATCTACAACCTGATGGCGAAGAACACCTATTTTTCCGGCGGAAAAATTCCAGTACCAATGGTGCTGATGGCTTCCACAGGCGCCGGCTACTCGGACGCTGCCCAGCATTCGCAATGCCTGTACGGCACCTTCGCGCACTTGCCGGGCATGAAAGTGGTAGTGCCGAGCAACGCCTATGACGCAAAAGGCTTGATGACGGCCGCGATCCGCGACGACAACCCAGTGATCTTCCTGTTTCACAAATCCTTGCAGGGTATGGGCTGGTTGGGCACCGAGAAAGGCGCCACGGTAGCCGTACCGGAGGAGCCTTACACAGTCGAAATCGGCAAGGCCAACACTGTGCGTGAAGGCAGCGATGTGTCCATTGTCAGCCTTGGAGCGGGCGTCCACCACGCCCTGCGCGCAGCCCAGGAACTCGCCAAGGACGGTGTCAGCGCAGAAGTGATCGACCTGCGCAGCCTGGTGCCCCTGGACCGCGAACATGTGATCGCTTCAGTGCACAAGACCGGGCGCTTGATCGTGGTCGATGAGGACTACCACAGCTTCGGCGTCAGCGGCGAGATCATCGCCAGTGTGGTGGAACACGACATCGGCATGCTCAAGGCACGGCCGGCTCGCGTTGCATTTCCAGACATTCCGATTCCCTTTACCCCGGTCATGGAGCAATGGGCACTGCCCAATGCGCAAAAGATCGTTGCTGCCTACCAAAACATGAATAAGGAATAA
- a CDS encoding thiamine pyrophosphate-dependent dehydrogenase E1 component subunit alpha, which produces MTVPSNAQRLWMFEQMLVSRHMEEAIERIYMEGKTPVFNMAKGPIPGEMHLSNGQEPCAVGVCAHLNAEDIVTATHRPHHIAVAKGVNLNEMMAEIFGKKTGLSGGRGGHMHLFDGRVNFSCSGIIAEGMGPAVGAALSRHMQGKPGVAVAFLGDGAANQGAFHETLNLAALWKLPVVFVIEDNAWGISVAKCSATPIKHHYVRAAAYGMPGVYVADNDVDAVFAAAAQAIVRARAGEGPTLIEIETHRLAGHFMGDGEQYRPEGEKAALLKRDPIPRYRQQLLDTGVLTELLAAEIDARAKGLIEEAVQFARDSAYPAPEEALEYVFV; this is translated from the coding sequence ATGACCGTACCGAGCAACGCGCAGCGCCTTTGGATGTTCGAGCAGATGCTCGTCAGCCGCCATATGGAGGAAGCCATCGAGCGCATTTACATGGAAGGCAAGACACCCGTCTTCAATATGGCCAAAGGCCCGATTCCCGGCGAGATGCATCTGTCCAACGGCCAGGAACCCTGTGCCGTCGGCGTTTGCGCACACCTTAACGCCGAGGACATCGTGACCGCCACTCACCGGCCGCATCACATCGCCGTGGCCAAGGGTGTGAATCTGAACGAGATGATGGCCGAGATCTTCGGCAAGAAAACTGGCCTTAGTGGCGGCCGCGGCGGCCATATGCATCTGTTCGATGGACGGGTGAACTTTTCCTGCTCCGGGATCATCGCCGAAGGCATGGGCCCGGCGGTTGGCGCAGCACTGTCGCGGCATATGCAAGGCAAACCCGGTGTCGCAGTCGCCTTCCTCGGCGACGGTGCTGCAAACCAGGGCGCCTTCCATGAAACCCTGAACCTAGCGGCACTGTGGAAGCTGCCGGTGGTATTTGTGATCGAGGACAACGCCTGGGGCATCTCGGTGGCCAAGTGCAGCGCCACCCCGATTAAACATCACTATGTGCGCGCTGCAGCCTATGGGATGCCCGGTGTGTACGTGGCCGACAATGATGTAGACGCCGTCTTCGCCGCTGCCGCCCAGGCCATCGTCCGCGCCCGCGCCGGTGAAGGGCCCACCTTGATCGAGATCGAGACCCATCGCCTGGCAGGCCATTTCATGGGCGACGGCGAGCAATACCGCCCCGAAGGCGAGAAAGCCGCGCTGCTCAAGAGAGACCCGATACCGCGCTACCGCCAGCAATTGCTCGACACGGGCGTGTTGACCGAGCTCCTTGCCGCTGAAATCGACGCGCGCGCCAAAGGATTGATCGAAGAGGCTGTGCAGTTCGCCCGCGACAGCGCCTACCCGGCGCCAGAAGAAGCCCTCGAATATGTATTCGTTTAA
- a CDS encoding GMC family oxidoreductase — protein MTTFAHDDDSVVVIVGSGAGGGTLANALAKQGINLVVLEAGKRYGIGDFENDEWAMFKKISWLDKREAAGPWHLSKDNPQLPAWIVKGVGGSTVHWAGISLRFRDFEFKMRSVNGELQGANLLDWPLTLEELEPWYVKAEQHMGVTGQSTGMPYHQWHNSFKVLATGAKRVGYKEILAGPMAINTQPYDDRAPCVQIGFCMQGCRMGAKWSTLYTDIPRAEASGHCEVRSEAMVLKIEHDAQGKVNAVVYADAKGNIQRQKARVVCVAGNSIESPRLLLNSASSMFPDGLANSSGQVGRNYMTHTTAGIFGVMPKKVHMYRGTTCAGVVSDESYNNPSRGFIGGYRMEILSLGLPFLSAFLDPTSKGWGRRFAAQMEKYDYMSGVWLCGEDMPVESNRITLHPSEKDQYGLPIPRVYKGDHVNDAAMRVHGVAQTAKCYEAAGATEVIELPPYPASHNMGTNRMSAKARDGVVNKWGQSHDIPNLFISDGSQFTTSGGQNPTLTIVALALRQANHIGTLLSQRAL, from the coding sequence ATGACAACTTTTGCGCATGACGACGACAGCGTCGTGGTCATCGTCGGCTCGGGCGCCGGTGGCGGCACGCTGGCCAATGCCCTGGCCAAACAGGGCATCAATTTGGTGGTACTGGAAGCAGGCAAGCGCTACGGCATTGGCGATTTCGAGAACGACGAATGGGCGATGTTCAAGAAAATCTCCTGGCTGGACAAACGTGAAGCTGCAGGGCCCTGGCACCTGAGCAAAGACAACCCGCAATTGCCGGCCTGGATCGTCAAGGGCGTGGGTGGCAGTACCGTGCATTGGGCCGGCATTTCTCTGCGTTTTCGTGATTTCGAATTCAAGATGCGCAGTGTCAACGGCGAGTTGCAGGGAGCCAACTTGCTGGATTGGCCGCTCACTCTTGAGGAGCTGGAGCCCTGGTACGTCAAGGCCGAGCAGCATATGGGCGTCACCGGGCAGAGCACCGGAATGCCGTACCACCAATGGCACAACTCCTTCAAGGTGCTCGCCACCGGTGCCAAGCGCGTGGGTTACAAGGAAATCCTCGCCGGGCCCATGGCAATCAATACACAGCCCTATGACGACCGCGCGCCCTGCGTGCAGATCGGCTTCTGCATGCAAGGCTGCCGCATGGGGGCCAAGTGGTCGACGCTCTACACCGACATTCCCCGCGCTGAGGCCAGCGGCCATTGCGAAGTGCGCTCTGAAGCCATGGTGCTGAAGATCGAGCACGACGCCCAGGGCAAGGTGAATGCCGTTGTGTATGCAGACGCCAAGGGCAATATCCAGAGGCAGAAGGCGCGAGTGGTATGCGTGGCCGGTAATTCCATCGAATCGCCGCGCTTGCTGCTCAACTCCGCCTCATCGATGTTTCCCGATGGCCTGGCAAATTCCTCTGGCCAGGTCGGGCGCAACTACATGACCCATACCACTGCGGGCATCTTCGGCGTGATGCCCAAGAAGGTTCACATGTACCGCGGCACCACCTGCGCCGGGGTGGTTTCCGACGAGTCTTACAACAACCCCTCGCGCGGCTTCATCGGCGGCTATCGAATGGAGATTCTCTCCTTGGGCCTGCCGTTTCTTTCCGCGTTCCTCGACCCCACTAGCAAGGGTTGGGGACGTCGTTTCGCCGCCCAGATGGAGAAGTACGACTACATGTCCGGCGTCTGGCTGTGCGGCGAGGATATGCCGGTGGAGAGCAACCGCATCACCTTGCATCCCAGTGAAAAAGATCAATACGGGCTGCCGATCCCGCGTGTGTACAAGGGCGATCACGTCAACGACGCGGCGATGCGTGTGCATGGCGTGGCACAGACCGCCAAATGCTATGAAGCGGCCGGTGCGACCGAGGTAATCGAACTGCCTCCCTACCCAGCCAGCCACAACATGGGCACCAACCGCATGAGCGCCAAGGCGCGTGACGGCGTGGTGAACAAGTGGGGGCAGAGCCATGACATTCCCAACCTGTTCATTTCCGACGGCAGCCAATTCACGACCAGCGGCGGGCAGAACCCGACCCTGACCATTGTTGCCCTGGCCCTGCGCCAGGCCAACCACATCGGCACGCTGCTCAGTCAGCGCGCATTGTGA
- a CDS encoding gluconate 2-dehydrogenase subunit 3 family protein, producing the protein MRGKNKRLETITKSAGHTCSHPADVPAKAWSSAMHDSLRPNTGFSRRRFMSLSGQSLLALGATAVVAQLIPVKLLADETAPELPAGLLRMGRDVYPHDRITDEYYIRPLATLIKEQPTLIDQGLGDLQKRSMKTYDMSFDRLEEAQRVALLEAIEETPFFSAVRTALMFGLYDNKTLFPLFGYEGSSWEKGGYLNRGYNDIDWL; encoded by the coding sequence ATGAGGGGCAAAAATAAACGCCTCGAAACCATAACAAAAAGTGCTGGTCACACCTGTTCCCACCCTGCAGATGTGCCGGCAAAAGCCTGGAGCTCTGCCATGCATGATTCTTTGCGCCCCAACACTGGATTCAGTCGCAGGCGTTTCATGTCTCTGTCCGGTCAATCACTGCTTGCATTGGGCGCAACCGCCGTGGTCGCACAACTGATCCCGGTAAAGCTTTTGGCCGATGAGACTGCACCTGAGCTACCCGCCGGCCTGCTGCGCATGGGACGAGACGTTTACCCCCATGATCGCATCACCGACGAGTACTACATTCGCCCGCTGGCGACGCTGATTAAAGAACAGCCCACGCTGATCGATCAGGGGCTCGGTGATTTACAAAAGCGCTCGATGAAAACCTATGACATGTCATTCGACCGCCTTGAAGAAGCCCAGCGTGTCGCATTGCTGGAAGCCATCGAAGAAACACCGTTCTTCAGCGCCGTGCGCACCGCGCTGATGTTCGGCCTTTATGACAACAAGACACTGTTTCCGCTGTTCGGCTACGAGGGCTCCTCTTGGGAAAAAGGTGGGTATCTCAATCGAGGTTACAACGATATCGACTGGCTCTGA
- a CDS encoding VOC family protein: MSPVNTSPAQPGTLPGMRGMQHLGITVPNLREATAFFVEVLGCEAYFNFGAFKFEDDWMERHLNVHPRATIKDFQMIRCGNGTNLEVFEYTAPEQNHRPPRNSDIGGHHLAFYVDDMDMAVSYLKSRNVSVLGTPSTFTEGPAAGLTWVYFLAPWGLQMELVSFPAGLNYEKNHSRLLWDPRTPNK, translated from the coding sequence ATGAGCCCAGTTAATACATCACCCGCGCAGCCCGGTACGCTACCAGGCATGAGAGGAATGCAGCATTTAGGCATAACCGTACCGAACCTGCGTGAAGCGACGGCTTTTTTTGTAGAGGTACTCGGCTGCGAAGCTTATTTCAACTTTGGCGCGTTCAAGTTCGAGGACGATTGGATGGAGCGGCATTTGAATGTGCACCCTCGCGCCACGATCAAAGACTTCCAAATGATACGCTGTGGCAACGGCACTAACCTGGAAGTATTTGAATATACAGCGCCGGAGCAAAACCACCGCCCGCCTAGAAATAGCGATATTGGTGGTCACCACTTGGCGTTTTATGTCGATGATATGGACATGGCAGTGTCCTACCTGAAGTCTAGAAATGTGAGCGTTCTCGGCACGCCGAGTACCTTTACTGAAGGTCCTGCGGCTGGCCTGACATGGGTATATTTCCTTGCCCCGTGGGGATTGCAGATGGAGCTGGTCAGTTTCCCTGCCGGCCTTAACTACGAAAAAAATCACAGCCGTCTACTGTGGGATCCTCGCACACCCAATAAGTGA
- a CDS encoding biotin/lipoate A/B protein ligase family protein codes for MHDYLRPNAGWRHEHFMSLPDQSPIQRLSVEEGLDAERLLLERVSAGSLECALLLWRPLDSALVMPRRLSRQADFDAARHECAARGWPVALRDTGGEPVPQSAAVLNIALAYALPVWEDEATRIETAYLRLCKPLQHWLHRLDLCSNLGEVAGAFCDGRYNVNLEHRKLVGTAQRWRRRQSDGRCVVLAHAAVLMENQRQSMVEVVNTFYLQCGIQISCRQDSHVALDEVVAGAWSMAGKLYACYRQHLSRTELTLGP; via the coding sequence ATGCATGATTATTTGCGCCCTAACGCAGGATGGCGTCACGAGCATTTCATGTCCCTGCCTGATCAATCCCCAATACAACGGCTGTCGGTTGAAGAGGGTTTGGATGCGGAACGTCTGTTGCTGGAGCGGGTTTCTGCCGGATCGCTCGAATGTGCATTGCTGCTCTGGCGCCCACTCGATTCAGCGCTGGTTATGCCGCGCCGCTTGAGCCGTCAGGCGGACTTCGATGCCGCTCGACACGAGTGTGCAGCACGAGGCTGGCCAGTCGCATTGCGTGATACCGGTGGTGAACCCGTGCCGCAGTCTGCCGCCGTTCTCAATATCGCATTGGCTTATGCCCTGCCTGTATGGGAGGACGAAGCGACTCGCATTGAGACCGCCTATTTGCGTCTGTGCAAGCCATTGCAGCACTGGTTGCATCGCCTTGACCTTTGCTCGAACCTCGGCGAAGTCGCAGGCGCGTTCTGCGACGGGCGTTACAACGTCAACCTTGAGCACCGCAAACTGGTGGGTACCGCCCAGCGTTGGCGTCGTCGCCAAAGCGACGGGCGCTGTGTGGTGTTGGCGCATGCGGCGGTGCTTATGGAGAATCAGCGGCAATCGATGGTGGAGGTGGTTAACACGTTCTACCTACAGTGCGGCATCCAGATCAGCTGTCGCCAGGATAGCCACGTGGCACTGGATGAGGTAGTTGCAGGTGCCTGGTCCATGGCAGGCAAGCTCTACGCTTGCTACCGGCAACATCTTTCTCGAACAGAACTCACTCTTGGCCCCTAG
- the lipA gene encoding lipoyl synthase, with protein MNTQQTTDKPLKVEAGIKLRGAEKVARIPVKIIPTEELPKKPDWIRVRIPVSPEVDRIKQLLRKHKLHSVCEEASCPNLGECFSGGTATFMIMGDICTRRCPFCDVGHGRPKPLDVDEPINLAAAIADLRLKYVVITSVDRDDLRDGGAQHFADCLREIRLLSSGVQLETLVPDYRGRMDVALAITAQEPPDVFNHNLETVPRLYKAARPGSDYQWSLTLLQKFKELVPHVPTKSGLMLGLGETDEEVIEVMQRMREHNIDMLTLGQYLQPSRSHLPVQRFVHPDTFAWFAEEGYKMGFKNVASGPLVRSSYHADQQAHSAEG; from the coding sequence GTGAACACTCAGCAAACTACCGACAAACCGCTAAAAGTAGAAGCCGGCATAAAGCTGCGCGGTGCCGAAAAGGTCGCCCGTATTCCGGTCAAGATCATCCCGACCGAAGAACTGCCGAAGAAGCCGGACTGGATTCGCGTGCGCATCCCGGTTTCCCCGGAGGTCGACCGCATCAAGCAACTGCTGCGCAAACACAAGTTGCACAGCGTCTGCGAAGAAGCCTCCTGCCCGAACTTGGGCGAGTGTTTCTCCGGAGGCACCGCGACCTTCATGATCATGGGCGACATCTGCACCCGTCGCTGCCCGTTCTGTGATGTTGGCCATGGCCGGCCAAAACCCCTGGATGTCGATGAGCCGATAAACCTCGCCGCGGCCATTGCCGACCTGCGCCTGAAGTACGTGGTCATCACCTCGGTCGACCGTGACGACCTGCGCGACGGTGGTGCCCAGCACTTTGCCGATTGCTTGCGGGAAATTCGCTTGCTGTCGTCGGGTGTACAGCTGGAGACCCTGGTCCCGGACTATCGTGGGCGCATGGACGTGGCGTTGGCCATCACTGCGCAAGAGCCGCCAGATGTCTTCAACCACAACCTGGAAACCGTGCCGCGCCTGTACAAGGCTGCGCGTCCAGGTTCGGACTACCAGTGGTCGCTGACCCTGCTGCAGAAATTCAAGGAACTGGTGCCTCACGTGCCGACTAAGTCCGGGCTGATGCTGGGGCTGGGTGAAACCGACGAAGAAGTCATCGAAGTGATGCAGCGCATGCGCGAGCACAACATTGACATGCTGACCCTGGGCCAGTACCTGCAGCCATCGCGCAGCCACTTGCCAGTGCAGCGCTTCGTGCACCCGGACACCTTTGCCTGGTTCGCCGAAGAAGGCTACAAGATGGGCTTCAAGAACGTCGCTTCCGGCCCGCTAGTGCGTTCGTCTTACCACGCCGACCAGCAGGCCCATAGCGCGGAGGGCTGA